ATATCCAGCTTTTCCTCATTCTCAAAACCTTGCGCGACCCCACGGGATTTTTGCTGTGTGGCGATTCCAACCAAATCGTCCACCCCAATTTTTTCTCGTGGAGCAAGCTCAAAAGCCTGTTTTACACCCACGGCGAATTGCAGGCGGATGTCGATTTAATCCGCATCCTGAGCACCAATTACCGCAATTCCCCGCAAGTCACCGCACTGGCAAACCGGATTTTGCTGCTCAAAAATGCCCGCTTCGGCTCGATTGATCGTGAAAGCAATTATCTGGTGCAAAGCAATGGGCATGTGCAAGGCGATGTGGTATTCCTGCAAGACCGCGATAACATCCGCCGCGAACTCGATGCCAAAACCCGTACCTCCACCCGTTTTGCCGTGGTGGTCATGCACCCCGAACAAAAAGCCGAAGCGCAACAACATTTCAACACGCCGCTGGTATTCTCGATCCAAGAAGCCAAGGGGCTTGAATACGACAATATTATTCTCTACAACTTCCTGAGTGCAGAAAACAAACGCTTCCGCGAAATCAGCGCAGGTGTGACTCACGCCGACCTGCAACAAGACCTGAGTTACGCCCGCGCTAAAAACAAAACCGATAAGTCGCTGGAAACCTACAAGTTTTACATTAACGCACTCTACGTTGCCCTGACCCGTGCTGTGCGTAATTTGTACTGGATCGAGGCCGAATCCAAACAACACGTGCTGGATTTGCTAGGCTTGCATGATGCGCAAGAGACGCTCAATCTCGCTAACCAAAATTCCAGCCGCGAAGAATGGCAACGCGAAGCCCACAAACTTGAGTTGCAAGGCAAGCAAGAACAAGCTGACCGTATCCGCCAAGAAATTCTCCAGCAACAAAACCCGGATTGGGCAGTTTATACCGGCGAAACCTTGCAGCAATTGCACACCCAAGCCATTCAGCAGGGCGATAAAAAAGCCCGGCTGGCTCTGTTTGAAGTCGCGCTGGTATACGAAGACCGGCAATGCCTACGCGATTTAATCAAGGTTGAGTTCAAACCTGCACGGCATCCTGCCAATGGCATCAAGCAATTACAGCAGAAATATTACCTGCCTTATCAGCTTAAAAATCCAGTGGCTTTGCGCAACCAGCTCAATAAATTTGGCGTGGATTTCCGCAACCCGTTCAACCAAACCCCGCTGATGGTGGCGGCTTGGTTGGGCAACTCAAGCCTGATTAATGAACTGGCGGCACTCGGTGCCAACCCCGAATACGTGGATAATAACCACTTCACCGCGTTTCAGATTGCCTTGCAACAAGCCAGCAAAGACGAGAAATACGCCAAACATCACCTTGCCAGCATTTACCGGCAACTCGCCCCCGACAGTTTAAGCATTCAAATTGACGGCAAATTATTAAAACTCGATCAGCACAGCATGGAGTTTTTCCTGCTCAATCTAATGATTGCACTGTTTTACCGCGCCCTGCCTCTTAAAATCGGTGGAAACGGTGGCTTTGGTACGCAAGACATTATTGACGCAGTGGCACATTTCCCACCGGAGGTATTAAGCCCACAACGCAAACAACGCGCCTATATTTCCAGCATTTTCTCGAAAAACGAGATGTATCGCGACGACCGTTACAACCGCAAACTGTTCTATCGGGTGCGCCAAGGGCATTACCTGTTCAACCCCAGCCTCATGTTGAAAGTGGAAGGTGAGTGGGTCAATATTTACGACATGCTGGATCTCGACAAGTTGGCTTACCACCCCGCCGATACCCCGGATTGGTGGAGCGAGCACGATCAAGCCCGCTGGGACGCTTGGCTGGATGCGGGACGCGACCACATTAAACACCAGCTTCAGCAAGTGCGCACTGCCATGCTGAATGATGCACTTTCCATGTTAAAATCCCTGTGCGAACAAGAATTACGTAAGATTCAGGACAGTTAATCGTGATCAATTACAAACACTTATACTACTTTCGTGAAGTGGCGACTTTAGGCAGCATTGTGCGTGCCTGCGAAAGCCTGAACCTGACCCCGCAAACCATTAGCGGGCAATTGCAATTGCTGGAAGAATCCCTCGGCGTCAAACTCTTCCGCAAACAAGGCCGCAATCTGGAACTCACCGATGCGGGGCATACCACGCGGCGTTATGCCGATGAAATTTTCCAACTGGGCAGTGCTTTGGAACAAGCTTTACAAACCCACCCTTCCGGGCAGGCACGGCTGTTTCGGGTTGGCATCGTCGATGTGGTTCCCAAAACCATTGCCTATAAATTGCTGGAACCGGCGATGTTGCTCAGCCCGCAAATTCACATTGTGTGCCACGAAGGGCCTTTACCTGACTTGCTGGGGGAGCTTGCCATGCACCGCATTGAACTGGTAATTGCGGATAAGCCGCTTCCCAATACACTGCCAATCAAAGGTTTTTCACACCGTTTGGGGTTTAGTGGCATTAGCTTTTTTGCCCACACCACAGTAAAAGCAGACTTGCTGGGTGAATTCCCGCAATGCTTGCACAGCGCACCGTTGCTGATTCCCAGTGAAGGCACGTCAGTACGCAATGAACTCATGAATTGGTTTCATCAACAGAAAGTGCAGCCGAATATTATTGGAGAATTTGATGACAGTGCGCTCATGCGGGCGTTTGGTTTCGGCGGTGCGGGTGTTTTTGTCGCACCCTCGGTGCAGGAAGATACGTTTACTCAGGAAACGGATATTCATTGTATCGGGCGAGCCGACGGCGTAATGGAGCAGTTTTTTGCGATTTCGGTGGAACGGCGAATCAGCCATCCTGCGGTCTTGGCGATTACCAAGAGTGCGCAGGATTGGCTGCAACCCAAAGCTAAGCTGTGATGATTACACGCCGAAATCTTCGGGTGACACATTCAAATCACGGCACATTTCACGCACCATCTGCTTCTCTTTAGCGTCAAATTCGCCGTCGGCACTGCCAATGGCGCAACATACGCGTACCATCAAACGCGCAGCGTCGGGTTTACTGCGCAGTTTGCTAATGATTTTCAGGGCTTCTGCTTTACCGATTTCATTGTCGAACTCGAAGTTTTCCGCAACTTTGTTGAAGAACGTGATGACGTCTTTGGTTTCAAACACTTTCAATTCATCCGATTGTTGGATGAATTTCATCATCTTCTGCTTTTCAGCAGAATCGATGCTGCCATCCGCAGCGGCAACCAACGCGCAACCGGCAACGCACGCTTCCATGAATTCACGGTTTTTGAACTTACCGATTTCAGCGGTTAGTTTAGCGCGGGCTTCCCCGGCTTTTTCTTTCAAGGTATCAAAAAATGACATCGAATAATCTCCTTACAAGTTAGGCTTCCGCCAATAATTTCTTTTTGTGACGCAGTGAAGACACAATCGACAACACAATAAACGTCACGCCGATCAAGCCAGTAATCACTTCGGGAATATGGTAGTGAATACTAAACAGCATAATCACCGCCAACGCACCGATACCGTAATGCGCACCGTGTTCCAGATAAATGTATTCGTCCAAGGTGCCTTTGTGTACCAAATGCACAGTCAGAGAGCGCACAAACATTGCGCCAATCGCCAGACCCAACATAATAATGACGACATCTTTGGTGATCGCAAACGCGCCAATTACGCCGTCAAATGAGAAGGATGCATCCAATACTTCAAGGTATAAAAAGCCTGCCAAACCGTTACGTTTAACACTGTTGACAACCGCTTCACCTTCCGCTTCGTCTTCAAAAAACACGTCTAAACTACTGACCGCAATGTATAACACCACGCCAGCCAAACCCGCCACCAATACGGTTAAACGGGTTTTATCATCAATCGGCAGGAAATGCTGCAATAAGAACAACACGATCAACGACAATAGCACGCTAATCACGTCGAGCTTGCCCATCGCACTCATGCGTTCTTCGATGGCATGAATCCAGTGAACATCCTTTTCGTTGTCGAACATAAAGCTCAGGAACACCAACAACAAGAACATGCCACCAAACGCCGCAATACCCGCATGGCTTTCCATCAAATGGCGGGAATATTCCTCTGGATTATTCAACGCCATGCTCATGACATCAATCGTACCTAGCCCCGTCGCCACCGCCACAATCACAATCGGGAACACTAAACGCATCCCGAATACCGCAATCAGAATACCGACGGTTAAAAATAGCTGTTGCCATTTTTCATCCATCTCCCTGAGGACAGAAGCATTCACCACCGCATTATCAAAAGACAGGCTCACTTCCATGACGCCTAACACCACCACCAAGAAAATGGCCGTAGCTATGCCCATCGAAGTGGTCGCACCCCACCAAATCGCCAAACCCACACAGAGGAAGGTGACTAAAAACGAATATTTAAAATCCTGAAACATAAGGTTAATACTTTAGTTAAGAACAAACAAAACAGGCATCTGCAACGAGATGCCTGTCAAATCATACGTGCATGGCGAACCATGCCTGACCGTATTTAGCCAAGATTAACGCCCATAGAGGCAGCCATCGGGCCTAAACCACCCGCAAAACCTTGACCGACCGCTTTGAATTTCCACTCAGCATTGTGACGATACACTTCGCCAAACAACATAGCCGTTTCCACGCTGGCATCTTCAGACAGGTCGTAACGCGCAATTTCAGTATTATCCGCAGCGTTCACCAAGCGGATATACGCATTGCTGACTTGCCCAAAGTTTTGTTTGCGGGCTTCTGCATCATGGATAGTCACAGCGAATACCAATTTCTTAACATTTTCACCCATGCCTGCAAGGTTCAGCTTCACTTGTTCGTCATCGCCCTCGCCTTCGCCGGTTTTGTTATCACCCAGATGTTCGACGTTGCCGCACGCGGATTTCTTATTGTTGTAGAAAATAAACGAGTCATCCGACAACACTTTACCGTCTTCGCCTAACATAAATGCGGAGGCATCCAAGTCAAAACCAGCGCCATCGGTCGCACGGGTATCCCAACCCAAACCTACCAATACGCCGGTCAAACCGGGGGCTTCTTTGGTTAACGAAACGTTGCCACCTTTTTGTAAACTAACAGCCATTGTAAAACTCCATTATCTTAATCATTGAATAAAAAACTTAACCAATGCTAATGCCGTATTGGTCACACATGGCCTTTAAACCGCCCGCATAACCTTGCCCAACGGCACGAAATTTCCATTCCTCGTTGTTGCGGTACAACTCACCGAACACCATCGCGGTTTCAGTGGAATAATCTTCTGCCAAATCGTAACGCACGATTTCCGTGCCGGTAACATCATTAACCACACGAATAAACGCATTGGCGACTTGACCGAAATTCTGCCGACGCGCTTCGGCATCGTGAATCGTCACAGTAAACGCCACCTTGGTAATGTCGGCAGGCACTTTGCTCAAATCCACTCTCATGGATTCATCATCGCCATCACCTTGCCCGGTACGATTATCGCCCGTGTGTTCAACGGAACCGTCGGTGGATTTCAGTTGATTGTAAAAAATAAAATCCGCATCGCCGCGCACTTTACCGCTCGCGGTCAGCAAAAATGCACTGGCATCAAGGTCGAAACCTGCGCCATCGGTACTGCGCTCATCCCACCCCAAACCAATAAGAATTTTGGTTAAACTGGGATCGGTTTTGCTTAAAGAAAGATTGCCGCCTTTTTGTAAACTTAAAGCCATCTCACATTCCTTTTATTTTAACACTTATTTTGAACCTGCCCGCCAGTTTAAACCCCAATGATAGGCTTGATCCATTTCCTGATGCCCTTTGAAATAACGCACTTCGCGATTAACCTGCAAGGCACCATTGACATTTTCCAACACCAACACCGCACACATGCCCAGTGAATTGCTGCCTTCGGTCAAGCGAATTTCTAACGGGGGTTCATTCGGCACATAAATAGTGACGACACCATCGGTTTGTGCCCAGTTCGGCGCACCTTCGTAGATAAAGGCGTACACCAGAACCCGCTTAAAGGTTTGCCACTGTTGCCCGTTAATGTGCAGCCATTCACCTTCACTGATCGCGCCCGTGCGGTCATCGCCTTTCAACTCGATAAACGGGTCAGAGCGGAACGAACCAAAGCGGTTGCCGAGGGCTTGAATCGCGCTAATCGTGCCGTCGCGCTGTTCGTACAAACAACCGACATCCAGATCCATGCCTTTATTGCTACCGCCGCCGAATAAGCCGCCCAGCAAACCGCCACTTTTCGCAGCCGGTGCTTGACCACGATTCCAGTTCAGGTTGATGCGGATTTCGCCGAAGCCTTCGGTTTTCTTTTCCAGACTGACACGCGGTTTGGCTTTATCCAGCGTCACTTTGCTCAGGGAAATAGGCTTTTTCGTGGGTGCAGGCGGAGGTGTTACTGGCGGTGCTGCCGCTGGTGTGGGGTCACTGATTTCTACCCCGAAATGTTCCGCTAAGGGCTTTAAACCACCCGCGAAACCTTGCCCAACGGCGCGGAATTTCCACTGCCCTTGGCGCAGGTACAATTCGCCCAGAATCAGCGCGGATTCAACCCTGCCATTAGCGGGCAAAGTGGCTTGCAATACCGCCTGCCCCGCCGCGTTTTTCACGGTGACTTGCAAATTGGTGAATGCGCCGAAATTGGTGCGGTTTTCGTGAATGGTGGCGGTGAAGGCTATTTTTTCGGTGCCTGCCAATACATTCGGCAGGTCAACGGCGAATTCAGCACGACCGGCACTGTTGCCGACAAACGCCACACTGCCATTACCGGGGCGCGGTTGCCCGTAAAACACCATGTCATCATCGCCGCGCACTTTGCCGGTAGCCGTTAAGACAAAGGCGGAAATATCCACCTCTGCCCCACTGACTTGGGCAGGCGATAGCAGGACTTCAACGTGCAGTTTTTCACGCGGTACCGGGCAATTTGCCCCAGCCACCAGTTGGGTCACTGACATCGCGTTACTCCTAGAGTGCTGCCAATACCGCAGGCATCATGTCGTTGGCGACTGCGCCAGCCGTCGGTGTGCCGACTGCTTTCATCTCCCAACCTGCACCGTTACGGCTCACAATCGCCATGACTACGCCGGTGTGTGCGCCTTTGTCGGACAGGTTGAATTTCGCCATTTCGGTGTTATTGCTGTCATCCACCAAACGGCAGAATGCGCCTCCAACTTCATTGAAGGTTTGCCCACGGAACGAGCAGACCGTGAACGCCAGATACGCCACATTCCCCGGTAAACGGGTCAAATCGACGAAAATCACTTCATCATCGCCCGAACCTTCGCCCGTCAGATTGTCGCCGGAATGCTTGATTGAACCGTCGCGGCTTTGCAATTGGCGGAACCACACCACATCCAGCAGGTTTTTTTGTGCATCCAGCAACAGGCAGGAAGCGTCCAAGTCAATGTCTGCCGCCGCGCCGCCGCCAAACATGCTACCGAAGAAACCGCTTTTTTTCGGTGCTTCTGCCGGATCCCAGCCCAAGCCCATACGTACTTTACTCAAGCCACCGCCGCCGGTTTTTTCCAGCGAAATGCGTTGACCTTTGCTTAAACTTACAGCCATGAGAATCTCCATCCTTTTGTATTATCAAGTCATCACATCTTAGAGAGTCGCCCAAAGGCAGGCAACACTCACCCAGAATTGTCAGGTTATTTCAGCTTAACGGTTGCAATACCACCGGCGTACTGATTTCTGCCACCCGCAAACCGTAGCGCAATGGGGCGATGACCGGCGTTTCCCCGCGCAAACTTTGCAGGAAAACTTCCGCCAGATTAACGCCCGCCAGACATGCCAAGCCGAAACCACCGGCAGGGCGCGGGTTAATTTCTAGCAAACGTGGTTCGCCCAATGCATTGGCCTTGAACTGAATATTGAACAAACCATTCAAGCAGTAATGCGCGGTCAAACGCTCAACCATGCCTTGCACCGCCGCGTTATTGTCGATTTCCTGCCCGTAACCGGCTTGCGGGTGCTTTCGGCGTTGAATCGCGCATAACAATTGCCCGTCACGCCCCGCACAATCCACACTCCATTCATCACCCGGCAAATGTTCCATCACCAACAAGGTGGGAAATGTTGGGGTGTGTGCCATGCCTGCGCGTAATTCCGCCAGCGGGATTTCGTATTCGACCCCTTCCAACAAATGCGTAATGCTGTCGCGCTGCGTATCCAAAATACGGAAGCCCAAACCAAACACCGATACCGCCGGTTTTATGCACAAAGCCGTGTGGTGTTGCGAGAGTTCCGCTACCGCCTGATCAAAACTGTTGGCATCCGTCACCGCAATGCACGCCATTGCAGACGCCACTGTTGGCGGCACTAAGCGGTAAAATTCCCCTTTGTCATTCAACAAGGTCAGCGTTTCGGGGGTAGCCACTGCGATAACTTGTGTGCCGATTTGCGCGAAATCCGCTCGATGGCGCACCAGCAATACGGATTCTTTAGCGGGCCAGAAGTAATCAATGCGCTGCTGCTGGCAAAAATTCAAGCACCAATCCAAATAAGCTGCACCCACCAAGCCGGGCGGCTCGTGCCATGCTTCATCCGCAGCCAAAAATACTGAAGCTGCCGGATTCGTGTGCGTTGAAATCACGGTAACGCCTTGCCCCACACGCGCCTGACGCATGTTGTTAAACACCGTGTTAATGCTGGAAAATGTTTTATTGAACCAAATGCGCATGGTATGCCCTGTTTAGAATTGTAGTAATGGTGACAGGCGCTAGTATGCCCGATTCTCCGCAATAAATTCAGGCATTTTCACCCAAATTCTTGCTATCATACTGCCCATAATCATCCAGCTCGGTAACAATAATTATGATGAATTTACCCCTAGGAGCAAACCTGCCACTGACCGGCAACCGCTGGACAGTCGCCCTCACCTTTCCGCACGACATCCGCCACGATTTAGGGCTGGCAGTGTTGCCGGTGAATGAAGCCAAACAGTTAGTCATTCCCCCGCAATTAGCCCATGCCAATGCCACCGAATGGGCAAGCGCCAAGCTGAATGACGCAGGCACGAGCTACGCCCTGACACTGGATACCAGCGTGCTATCCAATCCCAACATTACGCGCTTGTGCCTAGTGCTGTACCGCTACGGCGCACGCGGGCCGCTGAATGTTGGCAGCAATGTCAGTGTGCAAATGGATGACGTTTTCAGCCACAGCATTGCTTTGGGGGACATGCAAGCCTCCGCGCTGATTGCCGCCGAATTTTACCAGCGAGCGGGGCAATGGAAAGTACGCGCTCTGGCAGAAACCTCCGCGTATGGGCTTGCCGCACTAGGGCGCAGAATGGGCATGGAGGTGGATGAAAGCTCACCCTTCAACACCCCAAACAACCCCGAACGTCAGTCCGGTAACTGGACAGGCACAGCGTTTCTGGTTGCTCCGAATGTCTTCATGACCAACGCACATGTGGCAGACGGCGCAAGCCGTATCCGCCTGAGTTCGCTGCAAGGCAATCTCGATGCTGAACCGATTATCAGCGACAGTACCAACGATCTGGCATTGTTGCGGGTAGCAACACCGAGTCACCTACAACCACTCCCGTTTCGCAGCAGCGGTGTCGGTTTGGCGCAAAGCATCACCACGCTGGGCTATCCGCTGGCAAGTTTGATGGGCAGCGGCATTCAAGTCACACAAGGGGTTATTTCCGGCTTATTCGGAGCGCACAACGACATTCGCCTCTTGCAATTCACCGCACCGATACAACCCGGTTCCAGCGGCAGTCCCTTGCTGGATGAAACGGGCGCAGTGTTGGGCGTGGTGTCGTCCACGTTTACGCACGCGCAGAACATGAATTTTGCCATCCGTCACAGTTTGGCGATTGCATTAATGGAAGCGGCTAATATTCAATACCAGCTACAAAGCAGTGCGCAAACGCTGTCAGCCGCGCAAATGGTGACGCAAACCCAAAACGCCATCTGGCGTGTAGAATGCGCCAGCTAAATAACTACCAACGGATGTTTCATGCAAATCAATGTCGCCCTCGAACAGGGCACGCTCAACCTGACTATCGAATCTGGCACACATTCGCCGGATGAACTCTTCGGCTTTGCGCAACGCCGCAACCCGAAACGCGCTTTTCTGTTTGTCTCTAAAGTGTTGGGCAGGCACATTCCGGTATCACCAGCCGTCATGCGCAACGCCACGGATACGCTTGCCGCGCAAATCCCCGCTGACTTGCCGGGGCCAGTCGTGGTCATCGGCATGGCAGAAACCGCGATTGCTATGGGTGCGGGTGTGCAACAAGCCCTCAGCCGCAGCCGTGACGACACGCTATACCTTTGCACCACGCGCCACCCGCTGGACTTGCCGATTCTGGTCGAATTCCGCGAAGAACACAGCCACGCCACCCAGCAAGTACTGCATCTGCCGCAACACGCTGCCGATGTCGAATTGCTACGCACGGCACGTAGCTTGGTGTTGGTCGATGACGAAGCCTCCACCGGCAAAACCTTCGCCAATTTGCTGGAAGCCTTGCAACGCGCCGGGCTGGATCAGTTTGAACACATCGTTGCTGCCACCCTCACCGACTGGTCGGGCGGTGCTGCCGCCGAACGTTTAGGCGAACGCGCTATTGCCGTTTCACTGCTATCAGGACATTGGGACTGGCAAGCCAACGATGCGCCCCCGCCGGAAATGCCGCAAGTCGATGTTTTGGGCACGGGCGAATGGCACGCGAACCCTGCCAATGATTGGGGACGGTTGGGTATGCGCCAACATCTGCTTACCCCGATTGCACAGCAACTGAACGTCACTCCCGGCGAACGTATCCTCGTCCTCGGCACAGGCGAATTTGTTTGGCCTCCGTACCTACTGGCGGAATACCTCGAACAACAAGGCGCGACGGTACATTTCAGCGCGACCACCCGTTCACCAATTGCCTTGGGTCACAGTATCCAACACCGCTATTGCTTGCACGACAATTACGGGCAAGGCATCCCCAACTTCCTCTACAACGTCGTGCCAACCGACTACGACCGCATCCTGCTGTGCAGCGAACCGCCCGCGCATTTGCTCGATAAAGCGCTGATCAGCATCTTGAACCCAACCTGTGTGGAGTTCTACCCGTGAAGCCTTTATTACTCACCGATTTGGATGACACGCTGTTCCAGACTGCCCGCAAAATGCCAGTGGATGCGGATAAAATCCCCGCCGCGCAAGGCAAAACCAACGACAGCAGTAGCTTTATGCACCCTTGGCAACACGATTTCATCCACTGGGCGCTGGACTGCATGACCGTGATTCCGGTCACTGCACGGGGAATTGCCTCTTTCAAACGTGTCCATCTGCCTTTCCAGCACGGCGCGGTGTGCGTTCACGGCGCGGCGATTCTGCAAGCGGATGGCACGCTTGACCCCGACTGGCATTCACACATCCAGCCGCAACTTGCCGCTTACCAAGACCGCCTACCAGACATGTTGGCAACCGCGCTGCAAATCGGTGAAACGCTAGGGTTATCTTTACGCGGCTGGCTGGAATCGGTAGAAGACAGCGCGGCGTATCTGGTGGTCAAAAGCAATACCGCCAGCGTGACAGACCTCCAGCAACTGCTGCACAGCTTACGTGAAACCCTTAACTTGCAAGGCTTCTACACCCACATGAATGGCAACAACTTGGCGCTGCTGCCCGATTTCGTCAATAAACGCGCAGCGGCGGCAGAAATTCTGCGGCGGCATACGGCTGAACACGGGCGCACTCCGGTATTCGGCATGGGTGATAGCGTGTCCGATTTGGGCTTCATGCGCTTGTGTGACTTCGCCGCGTTTCCGCCCAACACGCAAATTTGCAGGCAATTACCATGAGCGCAACCCACGGTTTTCACGGCTCGTATGCTGCCAGCGATGTCACGTTTTTGTTGCGGCAAATCGTGATGGAAACTACGCCCGTGGAGGAAAAGGAACGCCTGATTCAAAGTGGGCAACGCCATTATTCCGAAATGCTGACGCTGGAATCGCCGCCCTCCGACGCGCATCAAGCCTTGTTCGAGCAAGCACTGGAGGATGGGCTGGAACGCCTTGCCCGCGAAGTGCAAGCCTTGGCACTGGCCTTGCAGCAACGTCGCCCAAACCGCCCGATTGTGCTGGTC
The DNA window shown above is from Candidatus Thiothrix sulfatifontis and carries:
- a CDS encoding trypsin-like peptidase domain-containing protein, with amino-acid sequence MMNLPLGANLPLTGNRWTVALTFPHDIRHDLGLAVLPVNEAKQLVIPPQLAHANATEWASAKLNDAGTSYALTLDTSVLSNPNITRLCLVLYRYGARGPLNVGSNVSVQMDDVFSHSIALGDMQASALIAAEFYQRAGQWKVRALAETSAYGLAALGRRMGMEVDESSPFNTPNNPERQSGNWTGTAFLVAPNVFMTNAHVADGASRIRLSSLQGNLDAEPIISDSTNDLALLRVATPSHLQPLPFRSSGVGLAQSITTLGYPLASLMGSGIQVTQGVISGLFGAHNDIRLLQFTAPIQPGSSGSPLLDETGAVLGVVSSTFTHAQNMNFAIRHSLAIALMEAANIQYQLQSSAQTLSAAQMVTQTQNAIWRVECAS
- a CDS encoding phosphoribosyltransferase family protein, giving the protein MQINVALEQGTLNLTIESGTHSPDELFGFAQRRNPKRAFLFVSKVLGRHIPVSPAVMRNATDTLAAQIPADLPGPVVVIGMAETAIAMGAGVQQALSRSRDDTLYLCTTRHPLDLPILVEFREEHSHATQQVLHLPQHAADVELLRTARSLVLVDDEASTGKTFANLLEALQRAGLDQFEHIVAATLTDWSGGAAAERLGERAIAVSLLSGHWDWQANDAPPPEMPQVDVLGTGEWHANPANDWGRLGMRQHLLTPIAQQLNVTPGERILVLGTGEFVWPPYLLAEYLEQQGATVHFSATTRSPIALGHSIQHRYCLHDNYGQGIPNFLYNVVPTDYDRILLCSEPPAHLLDKALISILNPTCVEFYP